CTGCATTTCCTCATCCTGCGAGACGGTACGGGCGATTTGCAGGCGGTGGTCAGCAAGGCTGCCGTCGGTGACGAGCAATTCGCTCGGTCTGCAGAATTGACGCAGGAGTCGAGCGTCGTCCTCACCGGTACGTTGCGTCAGGATGTCCGTGCGCCAGGCGGCTTCGAACTGGATGTGCGGCGTCTCGACGTGCTGCAGGTGGCCCAGCCATTCCCGATACAGCCGAAGGAACACGGGACCGGCTTTCTGATGGAGCATCGACATCTTTGGTTACGGTCCAGCCGCCAGCACGCTGTGCTGCGGGTGCGTCACGAAATCATTCGCGCCTGCCGGAATTTTTTCGATGATCGGGGATTCACGCTCGTGGATGCGCCGATTTTCACGCCGAATGCCTGCGAAGGCACGACGACGCTGTTCCAAACTCAGTACTTCGATGAGACGGCATACTTAACCCAAAGCGGGCAACTATACAGCGAGGCCACGGCTGCGGCGTTTGGGAAAGTGTACTGCTTCGGTCCGACCTTTCGTGCGGAGAAATCCAAAACACGCCGGCATCTGATGGAGTTTTGGATGGTGGAACCGGAGGTTGCATTTGCCGAACTGAGCGACATGATGGAGTTGGCAGAGCAATTCCTATCGCATATCGTGGCGGCCGTGCTCCGTCATCGTCGCGGCGAGTTGCAAATTCTTGAGCGCGATATTGCCAAACTGGAACGGGTGGTGGCGCCATTCCCGCGCATAACCTATGAAGACGCAATCGCGCTGCTGCAGCGCCGAGGTAATCCTGCGAAGTTGGGTGACGATTTCGGCGGCGATGAGGAGACGATTCTCTCGAATGAATTCGATCGGCCCGTAATCGTGCATCGATATCCGGCGGCGTTGAAAGCCTTTTATATGCAAACGGATCCTGCTCGGACAGATCTCGCGCTCTGCATGGATGTGCTCGCGCCAGAGGGCTACGGTGAAATTATCGGCGGTGGGCAGCGCATTCACGAATACGACAAGCTGTTGGCGAGACTTCACGAACATCATCTGCCGCTCGAGGCTTTCCAGTGGTATCTCGATTTGCGCCGGTACGGTTCCGTTCCTCATGCGGGATTCGGCATGGGAATCGAACGGGCGGTGGCGTGGATCTGCGGCCTTGAGCACGTCCGAGAAACCATCCCTTTCCCCCGCATGCTCTATCGGCTCTACCCGTAATCGCTCTCCACGGTCCCCGGCGAATGGCCGCCGGGGACATTCCCCAGATTTCAAAGTTTCCGACGCCTGACTGTCCATTTCTCAGGACTGTGCAGCCCTCTTCCATCAGATTTGTTGCTAGGTGGGATAGTTTCCCACAGACTTCTCCACAGTTGTGGATAGTGATGAATTTGCGTCTCCATTTTACTCGGCAGAATAACAAATAATAATGCTGATATTTCAAGGTAAATTCTGTTGACAAGGGTTTGGTTGGGTGTATACTCCGACCATCGAGTGGGTAAAAGTGGGTGAAAATGGAAAAACAGATGTCGCCCGCGTTGCCCATGAGCCAGTTCTCATTGAAGAAATACTTTTTTGGCTGCGGTGCAAACCCGGTGGAGTCTACGTGGACTGCACGATCGGCTATGCAGGGCTAGCCATTCGAATACTCGATCAGAGCGCCCCGTCCGGAGTGCTGGTCGGGATCGATCGCGATCGTGATGCCCTGGATGCGGCGCGTCACCGATTGGCGACGGCTGAGTCTCGTGCGCGGTTGCACCACGGAAACTTTAGTGACCTGAAATCGGTCGTGTCGCAGTTCGGATTCTCGCGTGTGGATGGTGTCGTGTTCGATTTGGGCGTGTCCTCTCCCCAGCTCGATCGTGCCGACCGCGGTTTCAGCTTTCGTGAAGATGGTCCGCTCGACATGCGGATGGATCGAGCGGAGGGCCGCACCGCAGCCGATCTGGTTCGCGAGTTGCCCGAAAGCGAGTTGGCGGACGTGTTGTACCACCTCGGCGAAGAGCGATACTCGCGGCGAATCGCCCGCGCCATTGTGCAGGCTCGCCGGGAGGCGTCGATTGAGACGACGGGGCGTCTGGCCGCAATTGTGGAGCGCGCCGTTCCCGGATTTTACCGTCACGGACGGATTCACTGCGCGACGCGGACCTTTCAGGCGCTGCGCATTGCGGTGAATCGGGAGCTGGAAGTGCTTGAGCCGGCGCTCCGCGATGCCGTCGATATTTTGGCGCCGGGCGGACGCGTGTGCGCCGTCTCGTTTCATTCGCTCGAAGACCGTATCGTTAAGACGACCTTCCGTGCTCTGGCCTCTGGTCCCGACGCATCGTTGCAGATCCTCACGAAGAAGCCGGTTATGGCCTCTGAGGTTGAATGTTGCCGAAATCCCCGATCGCGCAGCGCGAAGTTGCGGGTCGGAGAGCGGCTTTCCTAAGGAGCGTACGCAATGAAAGCCATCGCATTCGCCGCCATCACGTCCTTGGTCCTGCTCTTCGTGTGGGAGCGTGTGGACATTGTTCGGATCGGATACCAGATCGAACGATTGAAAGGGCAGAAAGTGGTGCTCGAGCGAGAACGTGACGAACTGCGCGTCAAGCTGTCGACCCTCACTGCACCGGAACGGATCGCCAGGATGGCTACGGACAAGTTGGGCATGATTCAGCCGGACAAGGGGCAGGTGGTGGTCGTACATCTGGAGCCGGAAGTCCCTACGGTTCCGGTGCTGGCCGAGCGGCAGGGTGAGATGACTCTCGCGAAGAACGTCGTATTCCGGAGAAACCGGTAGTGGCAACCGTCCCCTTCCGAGGTCGCCGATTCGTGGTGGCCGGCCTGTTGGCCGCCGGGTTCTGTGTCGTGCTCGTGCGCCTGGTCAACCTCCAGGTGCAGCAGTCGGCGGAGCTGACCCAGCGAGCCGATCGCCAACATCAAAAGAACGTGACGCTTGAGGGGGCTCGCGGTACCATTTACGACCGGAACAGCAAAGTGTTGGCGATGAACGTGGAAGTGCCGTCCGTGTTCGGTGTGCCGACGAGTCTGGAGGATCCTCGCCGCACCGCCCGGAATTTGTCGTCGATTCTCCACGTCAAAGCGACAGAGTTGGAAAAGAAACTGAAGCAGGAAAAGCATTTCGTATGGCTCGCGCGCAAACTGGAGCCCGAGCAGGGTCGTCGCCTCGAGCAACTTTCGCTGGACGGGGTCGGGGTCGTGATGGAAGGACGACGCTTCTATCCTAAGGGGCCGCTGTTGTCCCACGTGCTGGGTTTCGCCGGCATGGATGACCGTGGCTTGGAGGGGATCGAGCTGAGGTATGAGCAATATCTGCGCGGCGAGAAGCGCAACGTGGTGCTGCAACGCGATGCCTTGGGCCGGGCGGTTTTCCCGAAGGGGCTCAACGAGGAGGGCGCTGCGGGCGGCCACAGCCTGACGTTGACCGTCGACGAAGTGATTCAGTACATCGCTGAAAAGGAACTCGACGAAGCGGTGAGCCGCTCCAGCGCGAAGTCGGGCACGATCGTCGTGATGGATCCCAAAACGGGCGGCATCTTGGCCATGGCCGTGAGTCCAAGATTTGATCCGAATACCGTGGGTGCATTGGTTCCGGACCGATGGCGGAACCGGGCGCTGACGGACACGTACGAACCCGGCTCGACGATGAAGACCGTAATTGCGGCGGCGGCGCTCGAAGAAAAGGTGATGCGGCCCGACTCCATGCTCTATGGTGAAAACGGGCAATTTCAGATCGCCAAGACCGTCATTCACGACCATGAAAAAATGGGATGGATGACCTTCGCTCAGATGATTCAAAAGTCGAGCAATATCGGCGCGGCGAAAGTGGGCATGGCGCTCGGTGAATGGCGTGTGTTTGATTATTTAAAGGAGTTCGGTTTCGGGGATAAGACCGGCATCGATCTGCCGGGGGAAACCGGCGGTCTCCTCAAGAGCCCTCGGGAGTGGGGCAAGCGTTCGCTCGCCTCGATTTCAATGGGCCAAGAGGTCGGGGTGACACCGCTACAGATGGTCACGGCCATTTCGGCGATTGCGAACGGCGGCGTCTTGATGAAGCCTCACCTGGTTTCTGAAATTCGCAACGCCAAAGGGCAATTGATCGCGCAGACCATGCCGCAGGCTCGACGCCGCGTGATCTCCGAGGACACCGCCCGCACCCTGACACACCTTCTTGAAGGGGTCGTGACGAATGGAACCGGCGGCAAAGCGGCCATTCCCGGGTATCGCGTCGCAGGCAAGACGGGAACGGCCCAGAAAGTGGATCCACGGACCGGAGCCTATTCCTCAACGCTGCTGGTCGGTTCGTTCTTGGGCTACGTACCGGCGGAAGATCCGCGTTTGGCCATGATCGTGGTGATCGACGAGCCGCACGGCGAGGGGTGGGGCGGCGTGGTGGCGGCGCCGGTATTCCGGCGGGTGGGAGAGCAAGTCCTCAACTATCTCGGAGTGGCGGTGGACGAACCTGTCAAGCTCGCGATGGCGGGCTTTGAATCGTGAGACATGACCCTCGATGAATTGATCGGCCCCATCCAGGGGCTCCTTGGTGTGCAGGGACGGACCGGAGATCAGCGCGTGACGATCGCCGATGTGACGGACGATTCCCGCAAGGTGAAGCCGGGAGCACTCTTCGTTGCGGTGAAGGGGGAGCGGGTTGACGGCCACGATTTTCTGGACGCCGTTGCGAAGCAACAGCCGGCGGCGGTCGTCGCCCAACGGCCGGTGTCGCTCGGATCGATTCCCATCGTAATGGTCAAGGACTCACGCGCGGCGTTGGGCCTCCTGGGGGCCCGGTTCCACGGAAATCCTTCCGCTCGGTTGCGGCTGATCGGAGTGACCGGCACCAATGGAAAGACGACGACGACCTATGTGGTGAAGAGCATGCTGGAGGCGGTCGGCCGGCATGTGGGGCTCATCGGCACCGTCGCATATCTGGTGGGATCCGAAACCATTCCCGCTTCCCATACCACGCCCGGCGCCCTGGAATTGCAGAGTTTGTTTGCCCGTATGGTCACGGCGAAGCTCGATAGTGCGGTGATGGAGGTGTCCTCCCACGCGCTTGCGCTGGATCGGACGGCGGGCGCGGAATTCGATGTGGCGGTCTTTACCAACCTGACGCAGGACCATCTCGATTTTCATGTCGACATGGAAAGTTACTTTCAGGCGAAACGTCGACTGTTTTCCGAGCTGGGCCAAGGCGAAACCAAGCCGGGACGAAAACGAGCCGTCATCAATTTGGACGACCCGTGGGGAGGACGGATGCGGGATGCCTGCACGGCTCCGGTCTGGACCTATGGTCTTCATTCCCCTGCCGATCTGCGGGCGGAGCGGTTAACTCTGTCGCCGAAAGGCACCTCCTTCAGGCTCTGTACGCCGGTGGGCGATATCGACATCGAGAGCCGTCTGGTCGGCGAACACAACGTCTATAACCTCCTCGCTGCGATCGGCGTGGTGTTGCACGAGGGCATGACCCTTGAGCAGGTGCATTCAGCAGTTGCTCGCGTCACCAACGTGCCGGGACGGTTCGAGCGTGTCGAAGCCGGCCAAGATTTCACCGTCGTGGTGGATTATGCCCATACGGAGGATGCGCTCATTCGATTGTTGACTGCCGCACAAGCGTTGCGCACCGGACGAATCATCACGGTGTTCGGCTGCGGTGGCGACCGTGACCGGACGAAGCGTCCGAAAATGGGCCGCGCGGCGGTCCAATACAGCGATGTGGTCGTGCTGACGTCAGACAATCCACGGACCGAGGATCCAGCCGCGATCCTGCGCGAGGTGGAAGTCGGCGTGAAAGAGGCGCTGGCGGTCAGGGGCCATGTGCAGTACCGGATGATTGCGGATCGCAAGGCTGCTATCGAGACGGCCGTTGTGGAAGCCAAGTCAGGCGACATGGTGCTGATTGCGGGCAAGGGGCATGAGGATTATCAGATCGTGGGGACGACGAAACACCATTTCGACGATCGGGAAGTCGCGCGGGACGCGATTGTCCGTCGGCGAACGCCCCTGTAGCGATGAGTCGAACAAAGGACAAGTGATAGGCGCGAGATGACGTCGCTGTTTACCGTTGAAGAGGTCTTGGAGGTCCTGGGCGCCAGACTGTTGTCCGGCAGGTCGCCCGCCTGTTTGAAAAAGCGGATCAAGCGGGTGATCAGCGATTCCCGGGCCGTCGGAAAAGGCGATCTGTTCGTGGCATTCCAAGGGGATCGCTTCGACGGGCATGCCTTCGTTCCTGCCTCGTTCGGGAAGGGGGCTGTGGCTGCCATCGTGCAGGAGGACTATACGCCGCCGCCGTCCAAGCGAACCGTCGAGTCGCCTGTACTGATAGGCGTGAAGGACACGCTGGAGGCCTATCAAAAGTTGGCCACCTACCACCGGAGCCGCTTCCCGATTCCGGTCATCGCCGTGACAGGGAGCAATGGGAAGACGACGACGAAAGAAATGGTGGCGCACGTGGTGGCGCAACGTTGGCGAACCTTGAAAACCGAGGGCAATCTCAACAACCGGATCGGGGTGCCTCAGACCTTGTTTCTTCTCACGCCGCGCCACCAGGCGGCCGTGATCGAGATGGGGGTGGACCAGCAGGGGCAGACCACCAAGCTTTGCGAGATCGCCGAGCCTACGGTCGGCCTCATTACGAATATCGGGCCGGATCACCTGGAATTTTTCGGCAGCATGGAGGGATCGGCGCAGGCCAAGGCGGAGTTGCTCGAGCAGCTTCCCGAGGACGGCGCGGTGATCCTGAATGCCGACGATGAGTATTTTGATTACTTGGCCGCGCGAGCCCAGTGCCGGGTCGTCTCGTTCGGCCAGTCTCCGAAGGCGGATGTGCGCGCAGTAGGCATCGCTGCCGACGCCAAGGGCGGGACGGTGTTCGGGCTGGTGCTTCCAGGGAAAAGCCGTCAGACGCAGGTTCGCATTTGTACGCAAGGCACGCACAACGTCGGCAATGCTCTGGCGGCGGCGGCGGTCGGGCATGCCTTGGGGCTTTCGGGGAGCGCGATCGCCGAAGGGCTTGGGAAGTTTCGCCCGGCAGCCATGCGTTCGCAAATCAGCATGATGCACGGCGTCCGGGTGATCAACGACTGTTACAACGCGAACCCTGCTTCGATGAAGGCGGCCTTGCAGCTGCTGGCCGAGTTGGGGCGAGGGAAGCGGTCGATCGCCGTCGTCGGAGACATGTTGGAATTGGGGCCAGAAAGCAAGCGCATGCACCGGGAGGTCGGGGCCTTCGTGGCTGCACAGGGGATCAATCGCCTGCTGGCCTGCGGTGCGTTGGGCAAGGAGATCGCCGAAGGGGCCAGGCAGGCCGGGCTGTCGTCCGATCGGATCGTCGAGCTGCCGGATTCCGCTGCGGGCGGCGCGATGCTCAAGACGATGGTGCGACAGGGCGACGTCGTGTTGGTGAAAGCGTCCCGCGGGATGCGAATGGAACAGGTCATCGAGACGCTGGCCGGCCTGCGACGCGGCGCCAAGAAAGCCTCATGAAGGGTGGTTTGAGGTAGACCTTTTACCGCCCGTCACGGATCGACGGGCAGAGACACAGTAGGATGCTGTACAACTGGCTTTATCCCCTCCACACACAGTTTTCGTTTCTCAACGTCTTCCGGTACCAAAGCTTCCGAATCATCTATGCGGCGGTCACCGCGTTCCTCATCGCCTTTGTGATGGCACCCTGGGTCATTCGCAAGCTGCAGGAGATCAAGCTCGGGCAGCAGATTCGCGACGACGGTCCGAAACGTCACTTGACGAAGAGCGGAACCCCGACCATGGGCGGTATCCTGATCGTCTTTGCCGTGGTGTTGTCGACGGTTCTGTGGGCCGACATCACCAATCGGTACGTATGGCTGGTCGTGCTGGCGACCGTAGGTTTCGGCGCGGTCGGGTTTGCCGACGACTACTTGAAGTTCATCAAGCGGCAATCGAAGGGCCTGTCGGCCTCCCAGAAATTTGCCGGGCAGATTCTCGTCGCACTGGCCATCGGCATCTTCCTCTATACGTTGCCCAGCTACACGACCAAACTGAGCGTCCCCTTCTTCAAGTCGTTCAATCCCGACCTGGGGTGGTTCTACATCGTGTTCGTCATGTTGGTGATCGTCGGCAGTTCGAATGCCGTCAACCTGACCGACGGCCTGGATGGACTTGCGATCGGTCCGGTCATGATCGCTGCCTTGGCCTATACGATCGTCGCCTATGTGACGGGCAATCGCGTGATGGCCGAGTATTTGCTGATCCCCTATATAGAAGGAGCCGGGGAAATCGCGATCTTCACCGGCGCGATCCTGGGATCGAGCCTCGGCTTTCTCTGGTTCAATACCTATCCCGCCTCGGTGTTCATGGGCGACGTGGGGTCGTTGCCGTTGGGTGCGGCGCTTGGGACCGTGGCGGTCATCAGCAAGCATGAGCTGCTGTTGCTCTTGGTCGGCGGGGTGTTCGTCATCGAGGCACTCTCGGTGATCCTGCAGGTCGGTTCTTACAAGCTGCGCGGCAAACGCATCTTCAGCATGGCGCCGATCCATCACCATTTTGAAATGAAGGGCTGGGATGAGCCGAAAGTCGTGGTGCGGCTGTGGATCATCGCCATCCTGTTGGCCCTTTTGAGCTTGAGCACGTTGAAGCTGCGGTAAGGGAGCATCGTGAACGTCAAGGATATGCGCGTCGCAGTCGTGGGGTTGGCTCGAAGCGGCGTCGGGGCTGCCAAATTACTCGACCGCCTGGGAGCGAAGGTGACGGTAGCGGATCGAAAAGAGCCGCAAGATCTGACGGCCATGTTGGCGCAACTGGATCGCGCGAGGATCGGGGTTCAGGTCGGGGCATCGTACGAAGCGGCGATCGACAATGCTGAATTGGTCGTGATCAGTCCCGGTGTACCCACCGGCCATGAGGCCCTCAAGCGTGCCCGCGCGCGCGGCGTGCGGGTGATCGGCGAGTTGGAATTGGCCAGCCGGTACCTGACCGCTCCAATCGTGGCGGTGACGGGAACCAATGGGAAAAGCACGACCGTCACTCTGATCGGTAAGTTTCTGCAGGAAGCCGGAAAGAAGGTTTTCGTGGGAGGAAACCTCGGCACGGCCGCCAGCGAAGCGGCGTTGGCGACGCTCAACGCCAAGGAACGGGGCGGCGCGGCCTACGACTTTGCGGTGATCGAAGTCTCCAGCTTTCAGCTCGAGACCATCGAACAGTTTCATCCCTGGATTGCGGCGATCTTGAATGTCACCGTGGACCACATGGATCGCTATGACTCCGAGCGGGATTACATTGCCGCGAAGGCACGGATTTTTGAGAACCAGACGGCAGCCGACTACACCCTGTTCAATCTGGACGACGCGCCGGTGGCCGCGCTGCGGACGAAAGCCAAGAGCCGGGTGATCGGATTTCGCCGGAGCGCCGCTTCAGTGCCGGGCCTGGCGGGGGAGACGTTCCTCGACGGCGATCGGATCGTCACTACGGTACGCGGTACGCGTGAGGAAATCTGCCGCCGCAGCGAGATGCGGTTGATCGGCCTGCACAACGTCGAAAACGTAATGGCGGCCGTGACCTATGGTCTCCTCTGCGGCTGCTCCCTGGAGGCGATCCGGTCGGTGCTGAAGACTTTTCCGGGGTTGGAGCATGCGTTGGAAGTGGTGCGGGAACGGGGAGGAGTTCGCTACGTCAATGATTCCAAGGGCACGAACGTCGATGCTGTAGTGAAAGCGTTGGAAGGCATTGAACAACCGATCTGGTTGATTGCCGGCGGACGGGACAAGGGCGGAGATTTTTCCCGCCTGGTGCCGTTGATTCGGGAGAGGGTGAAGCGGCTTGTGTTGATCGGTGAGGCGGCCGGGCGCATTCAAAGCGTCATGGGTGCGTTCGATCGAATCAGTCATGCAGCGACTCTCCGCGACGCCGTGGAACTCGCTGCTCGAGGGGCGCAGCCCGGCGAGGTCGTCTTACTCTCGCCGGCCTGCGCCAGCTTCGACATGTTCGCGGACTATCAGGATCGTGGGCGTCAATTCAAGGCCCTGGTGAACGCCCTGCCGTAACCCGGGGCACTCAGCACTCATGATGAGGAATCAATGACACGGTGGTGTGTACGTCGTCCGGCATCCGGCGCCCGGCATCGCGGCCGGCTTTCGAGGGGATGATGTATGGCGCAGCGAGCTGCGGGAACCCTGTCGCTCCCCTGGCCGACGTCGGTGCAGCGGCCGTCGAAAAGTGTCGCGTTGGATCCGGTGATCCTGGCGGTCACCCTGATCTTGGCCATGGTGGGCTTGGTCATGGTGTTCAGCGCCAGCGCGGTCGTGGCGGGCAATCGCTTTCACGACCCCTGGTATTTCCTGAAGCGCCAGCTGGCTTGGTTGGCGGTCGGGCTGGTTCTGATGCACGTGGCCTCGAAGATCGACTACGCGATCTGGAAAAAGGCCGCCATCCCACTGTTGTTCGTGACGACGGTGATGCTGGTCCTCGTGCTGGTGCCGTCGTTGGGGAGTGCAGCGAAGGGCGCCCGTCGCTGGCTGCGACTCGGGCCGGTCAATCTGCAGCCGGCCGAGATGGTGAAGCTGGTGGCGGTGATCTACATCGCGTCGTTCTTGACGAACAAAGGCGACAAACTCACGCTCTTCGCGCGGGGTTTGCTGCCGCCGTTGATGGTTCTCGCCATGCTGAGCGGCCTGGTCCTGTTGGAGCCGGACTTGGGCACGGTCGTGGTCATGGGGCTTGTGGTCGTGACGCTACTGTTTCTAGGCGGCGCGCGGGTCAAGCATCTCGCCCTGTTGGCCTTGATTGCGTTGCCGGCTGTGGCCATCCTGATTTTGGGATCGCCGTACCGCCGTCAACGGATGCTGACGTTTCTTTCGCCGTGGAAGGATGCCTCGGATGCGGGCTTCCAGATCACGCAATCTTTTCTGGCCTTCGGGAGCGGCGGACTGTTCGGCGTGGGACTCGGCGAGGGGAAACAGAAGCTGTTCTTTCTGCCGGAAGCGCATACGGACTTCGTGTTGGCCCTGGTCGGCGAAGAATTGGGCCTGATGGGAAGCGCCACGATCATTCTCCTCTTCGGGCTGTTCGTCGTGAAGGGATTCCAGATCGCACGACGGGCGCGGCATCCGTTCGGCCGCCATCTCGCGACCGGGATTACGTTGCTCATCGGCATGCAGGCCTTGGTCAATGCCGCCGTTGTGACCGGGCTCTTGCCGACCAAAGGATTGACGTTGCCGTTCGTCAGTTACGGGGGATCATCCTTGGTTGCGAGTCTATTCGGGGTCGGGATTCTGCTGAACATTTCGCGCGATCGGCACGGCGGGCGCGAATCGGAACCGCAACGGAGCGGGCGTGTGAGTCGAGCGGCTCAAGGATGACGATTGTGATCGCGGCCGGCGGAACCGGCGGACATCTGTATCCGGCCGTGGCCGTGGCACGCGAGTTCTTGCGGCGGGATCCCTCGACAAAGATTCTGTTCGTCGGGACGGCCCGAGGCATCGAACGAAAAGTGTTGGCCCATGAGGGATTTGCGTTGGAACTGATCTCCGCGAAGCCTCTGATGGGGAAGAGTCCGGTGGAGATCGTCAAGGCGCTGCTCGCGGTACCTGTGAGCCTGTGGCAGTCGCTCCGAATTTTGAAAGCGAACCAGGCGGATTTGGTGTTTGGTGTCGGTGGCTATACCAGCCCCACAATGGTGCTGGCGGCGGCGATGAAGGGAATTCCGGGAGTGATCCTGGAACCCAACGCCCACCCGGGAATGGCGAACAAGGCGGTGGCCCCGTTGGCGAGTCGGATTTTCTTGGCGTTTGAGTCGACGGTGCGATTCTTCGATCGGGCCAAGACGCGGGTGGTGGGGACGCCGGTTCGGCAGGCCTTTTTGCAGGCAGCGGTGCAGTCCGCGGTGACGGAACAAAAACAAACCGCGCGCCATCTGTTGATTTTTGGGGGAAGTCAGGGGGCGAAAGCGATCAATCAA
This region of Nitrospiraceae bacterium genomic DNA includes:
- the asnS gene encoding asparagine--tRNA ligase produces the protein MPVIYIDEAGAHAGQEVTIRGWLRSRRDKGKLHFLILRDGTGDLQAVVSKAAVGDEQFARSAELTQESSVVLTGTLRQDVRAPGGFELDVRRLDVLQVAQPFPIQPKEHGTGFLMEHRHLWLRSSRQHAVLRVRHEIIRACRNFFDDRGFTLVDAPIFTPNACEGTTTLFQTQYFDETAYLTQSGQLYSEATAAAFGKVYCFGPTFRAEKSKTRRHLMEFWMVEPEVAFAELSDMMELAEQFLSHIVAAVLRHRRGELQILERDIAKLERVVAPFPRITYEDAIALLQRRGNPAKLGDDFGGDEETILSNEFDRPVIVHRYPAALKAFYMQTDPARTDLALCMDVLAPEGYGEIIGGGQRIHEYDKLLARLHEHHLPLEAFQWYLDLRRYGSVPHAGFGMGIERAVAWICGLEHVRETIPFPRMLYRLYP
- the rsmH gene encoding 16S rRNA (cytosine(1402)-N(4))-methyltransferase RsmH, translated to MGENGKTDVARVAHEPVLIEEILFWLRCKPGGVYVDCTIGYAGLAIRILDQSAPSGVLVGIDRDRDALDAARHRLATAESRARLHHGNFSDLKSVVSQFGFSRVDGVVFDLGVSSPQLDRADRGFSFREDGPLDMRMDRAEGRTAADLVRELPESELADVLYHLGEERYSRRIARAIVQARREASIETTGRLAAIVERAVPGFYRHGRIHCATRTFQALRIAVNRELEVLEPALRDAVDILAPGGRVCAVSFHSLEDRIVKTTFRALASGPDASLQILTKKPVMASEVECCRNPRSRSAKLRVGERLS
- a CDS encoding cell division protein FtsL, giving the protein MKAIAFAAITSLVLLFVWERVDIVRIGYQIERLKGQKVVLERERDELRVKLSTLTAPERIARMATDKLGMIQPDKGQVVVVHLEPEVPTVPVLAERQGEMTLAKNVVFRRNR
- a CDS encoding penicillin-binding protein 2; amino-acid sequence: MATVPFRGRRFVVAGLLAAGFCVVLVRLVNLQVQQSAELTQRADRQHQKNVTLEGARGTIYDRNSKVLAMNVEVPSVFGVPTSLEDPRRTARNLSSILHVKATELEKKLKQEKHFVWLARKLEPEQGRRLEQLSLDGVGVVMEGRRFYPKGPLLSHVLGFAGMDDRGLEGIELRYEQYLRGEKRNVVLQRDALGRAVFPKGLNEEGAAGGHSLTLTVDEVIQYIAEKELDEAVSRSSAKSGTIVVMDPKTGGILAMAVSPRFDPNTVGALVPDRWRNRALTDTYEPGSTMKTVIAAAALEEKVMRPDSMLYGENGQFQIAKTVIHDHEKMGWMTFAQMIQKSSNIGAAKVGMALGEWRVFDYLKEFGFGDKTGIDLPGETGGLLKSPREWGKRSLASISMGQEVGVTPLQMVTAISAIANGGVLMKPHLVSEIRNAKGQLIAQTMPQARRRVISEDTARTLTHLLEGVVTNGTGGKAAIPGYRVAGKTGTAQKVDPRTGAYSSTLLVGSFLGYVPAEDPRLAMIVVIDEPHGEGWGGVVAAPVFRRVGEQVLNYLGVAVDEPVKLAMAGFES
- a CDS encoding UDP-N-acetylmuramoyl-L-alanyl-D-glutamate--2,6-diaminopimelate ligase, which gives rise to MTLDELIGPIQGLLGVQGRTGDQRVTIADVTDDSRKVKPGALFVAVKGERVDGHDFLDAVAKQQPAAVVAQRPVSLGSIPIVMVKDSRAALGLLGARFHGNPSARLRLIGVTGTNGKTTTTYVVKSMLEAVGRHVGLIGTVAYLVGSETIPASHTTPGALELQSLFARMVTAKLDSAVMEVSSHALALDRTAGAEFDVAVFTNLTQDHLDFHVDMESYFQAKRRLFSELGQGETKPGRKRAVINLDDPWGGRMRDACTAPVWTYGLHSPADLRAERLTLSPKGTSFRLCTPVGDIDIESRLVGEHNVYNLLAAIGVVLHEGMTLEQVHSAVARVTNVPGRFERVEAGQDFTVVVDYAHTEDALIRLLTAAQALRTGRIITVFGCGGDRDRTKRPKMGRAAVQYSDVVVLTSDNPRTEDPAAILREVEVGVKEALAVRGHVQYRMIADRKAAIETAVVEAKSGDMVLIAGKGHEDYQIVGTTKHHFDDREVARDAIVRRRTPL
- the murF gene encoding UDP-N-acetylmuramoyl-tripeptide--D-alanyl-D-alanine ligase, with product MTSLFTVEEVLEVLGARLLSGRSPACLKKRIKRVISDSRAVGKGDLFVAFQGDRFDGHAFVPASFGKGAVAAIVQEDYTPPPSKRTVESPVLIGVKDTLEAYQKLATYHRSRFPIPVIAVTGSNGKTTTKEMVAHVVAQRWRTLKTEGNLNNRIGVPQTLFLLTPRHQAAVIEMGVDQQGQTTKLCEIAEPTVGLITNIGPDHLEFFGSMEGSAQAKAELLEQLPEDGAVILNADDEYFDYLAARAQCRVVSFGQSPKADVRAVGIAADAKGGTVFGLVLPGKSRQTQVRICTQGTHNVGNALAAAAVGHALGLSGSAIAEGLGKFRPAAMRSQISMMHGVRVINDCYNANPASMKAALQLLAELGRGKRSIAVVGDMLELGPESKRMHREVGAFVAAQGINRLLACGALGKEIAEGARQAGLSSDRIVELPDSAAGGAMLKTMVRQGDVVLVKASRGMRMEQVIETLAGLRRGAKKAS
- the mraY gene encoding phospho-N-acetylmuramoyl-pentapeptide-transferase, with the protein product MLYNWLYPLHTQFSFLNVFRYQSFRIIYAAVTAFLIAFVMAPWVIRKLQEIKLGQQIRDDGPKRHLTKSGTPTMGGILIVFAVVLSTVLWADITNRYVWLVVLATVGFGAVGFADDYLKFIKRQSKGLSASQKFAGQILVALAIGIFLYTLPSYTTKLSVPFFKSFNPDLGWFYIVFVMLVIVGSSNAVNLTDGLDGLAIGPVMIAALAYTIVAYVTGNRVMAEYLLIPYIEGAGEIAIFTGAILGSSLGFLWFNTYPASVFMGDVGSLPLGAALGTVAVISKHELLLLLVGGVFVIEALSVILQVGSYKLRGKRIFSMAPIHHHFEMKGWDEPKVVVRLWIIAILLALLSLSTLKLR
- the murD gene encoding UDP-N-acetylmuramoyl-L-alanine--D-glutamate ligase is translated as MNVKDMRVAVVGLARSGVGAAKLLDRLGAKVTVADRKEPQDLTAMLAQLDRARIGVQVGASYEAAIDNAELVVISPGVPTGHEALKRARARGVRVIGELELASRYLTAPIVAVTGTNGKSTTVTLIGKFLQEAGKKVFVGGNLGTAASEAALATLNAKERGGAAYDFAVIEVSSFQLETIEQFHPWIAAILNVTVDHMDRYDSERDYIAAKARIFENQTAADYTLFNLDDAPVAALRTKAKSRVIGFRRSAASVPGLAGETFLDGDRIVTTVRGTREEICRRSEMRLIGLHNVENVMAAVTYGLLCGCSLEAIRSVLKTFPGLEHALEVVRERGGVRYVNDSKGTNVDAVVKALEGIEQPIWLIAGGRDKGGDFSRLVPLIRERVKRLVLIGEAAGRIQSVMGAFDRISHAATLRDAVELAARGAQPGEVVLLSPACASFDMFADYQDRGRQFKALVNALP